The sequence GACGGATTTCCCCGAGATCGATTCGTTCGATGTTAACCCGTTCTTTGCAGCGGCCGACCGCAAGAACTCCAAAGCGGTTGATGCCCGCTTTATGTTACGATTGGAAAGACCCAGAATCGGCTGAGAACCTGTCGGCTCAGGTGCCTACCTTAGGTTGTCGTCCCGATAAGTGCGGTATAGCGGCGAGATATAGCGCTGTGAATGATCGACTAACTCGGCCTGAAGAGCCTCAGGGATTTCCACACGATACTTGATAAGATCAACCATCCGTTCAAACGATGTAATGGTTACCTCCCACCAGGGCGAAGGATCATTGATATGCGTCCTGATGAAGATCTGTTCAATTCCGAAATCGTGCGAGTTCAACCCGTTCATCCGATCATGTTCTTCACGGCATAGATAGGCAAACGACGGCGCCGGCCCCTCGTTAATCAAAAAGTCCCGACGCTCGGCAATGCCGCTGGATGACAATACACCCACACCGAAACCGTTAATGGCAAGATCCTCCTGAGGCACCAATAGGTGCAACGGCAAGTTGCCGATTACGATGGAGATGTCATCGAGCTTTATGCTCAACTCGATGTAACCGGACTGACTCGTTGGGCGGGCGCGCCTCTGCTCAGGCGACAGCCAGTTGTAATCCGTGTGTGGTGTTACGCGGGAAACCGATGCCTCATGCACCTTGGCGAGAAAACTAAGATCGAACTCCCGGCGGTCAGTGAAGGAGTACTTGCCCGGCTCGACAAAGTCCGACAGATAGCATCTCTTTGTCGTCATCTCACTCAACGTGGTCGGCTTTTCCTTTTGTCCGTCATTGTCCACCAGCACATACCCTTTGGCCAGTTTGCGCCGCGAATCCTGAGAAGAGTATCCGGCCACATCGTCGGAGCAAAGGGACACCGCAAAGCGTCCCAGCGTGTCGGTGACGGTGCGCAGCCGGGGCAAGTCGAGGGCGACCGGCTCGGTTGACCAGATGGTCGCCGCAGATGCAAACTCTTCGCTCACGCCGTTAGCCTCGGCCAAAAGTTTATTGTAGAGTTCCGGTGGCATATTGAACCACGAATGATAAATCTCACCGCTGCGATCGCTGGCATTGAGCTCCCACAGCCCCGGTTTGAGACAGTTGTTGATGACACCAACACGGATAGGGCGAACGAGCTCGTTAGGGACGAAACTGTAGTCACCGGACAGACGCCAGGGGGCGGCCTCCTCAAGACTGCTTTCGAAGTGTGCGCTTTTGTCGCCCGGGCGGCCGACCGGTACACTGAGCGAGTTGCGCGAATACTCAGCCAACATGAGATTATACGCATCGAACTCATCCGGTTGGTCGGCTGCATGATAGTGCAAACGCGGCACCAGGCGATCCAGAGGCAGGTTGACCACCTGCATCTCATGTTCTGAGTTCTTGGCGTGGAAGATGATCCGGGCTATGTTTCCCTCGGTCGTAATCTCCACTTGATCGACCTCCTCAAGCCAGTGGCCGCCGCGCAGGAACGACTGCGTAGAGGGGGTGTACAGGTAGCCTTTTTCGGTTACATCTTCAAGGGTGGGCGATACTTCTACTCGTCCCCAGTTGCTTTCCCGACAACCGATCCATAGAATCTGTCCGAGGATAGCAAAGGCCAAAACACCCAGAAGAAGGAGTCTACTCTTCAAAGCCACCTGACGACCCCTTCACTTTTGAAGATGAGCGCCGTCTTGTTGAAAGAACCATCCATCTCAATCCTGGTCATGGTGCGTTCAATATCGGGCCAATGTACTTCCAATGTGTGCGCACCGTCGGCGCCCAACCCGAAAAGCAGGTCCTCGAACTTATTCGAGAGGAAACCGCCCTGCCCGGACCTTTTGACCCGGAGGTGTTTTCCGTTCACTACCACTCTGGCGCCGATCGCATCGCGGTTGAAACTCCCCGGCGAGTCGTCGACCAGTCGTACCTTGAGCCAACGGTTTTCGGAATAAGTATTGATGAACAGTCGCGAATCACCCGGTTCGTAATCGGTGGGTGTTGGATAGTTGTAGTTATGGGCCGGCAACACATGGGGGCGTCCATCCATCATCACTTTCAAATTCATCGACCTGGAACTACGGCTGTCGTACCCGCCCTGGTTCCTGACCAGAATGTCGGCAAAGCCGTCACCATTGACATCGGCAGCTACTGCCGCTCGACCGTTTTCCGCCGTCTGAATCATGTCCTGGTTGGTCACTTTTTCCTGAATGTCCGGACCCTGCATGGCCCAGTTGGATCGGTCGAAGCTGTAGACCATATCTCGCTTGCCCCAATTCTGACGCGGCGCGCGACGATAGATTATGCCGTCCTCATCCAACCGGTCATAGCGCAGTTCTTTGATATTCAAAAGATGATGCTCAACAGTCTGATCGGCAAACCTCAGTTCACCGTCCGGCTTGGTGCAGTTGGCAAAGAACCTCCCCGGCCCGGTACCGGAAATAGGAAAGAGGCCGCCGCCACGACCATAGAGACATCCGACATAGTACAGATCAAGGGAGCCGTCGTTCTGAGCGTCGAAGCAGGTAGCACCCCACGCAAACTCATAAGCGTTAAGCTCGTTGGGATCAAACCGGGGCAGCGTGACTCCTTCCGGAGCATGCCGTCGGTAGTTGTTGGGGATGGTTACGTCGGGCGGCAGGACTTTGGACCGCTGCACCCGGTTGGCCAATTCAGTGTTAAAGTCGCGACCATCGATCAACGAATGGCGTGTGTCGTGCTTGTCGTTGTAAAACTGCGCGAAAATGGTTGCATTCAGGATCACCGGTTCGAACAGATCATAGGGATCCGGGGTTGCAAAGGCGTGATTCATGACGGCGCCACCGAGGTTGCCGACAAAAAGATCCTCGTGCAGATCGTTGTTAAGATCGCCGGGCGCAAAAGTCATCCAGTATCCTGATCGATGTGAGCGCGCATGCCGGCTGTGGACAAACTTTTCACCCCGCTGGTTGAGATACAACCGGGTGTAACCCATGTCGTTGGCCACCCATACATCGGGATAGCCGTCGTCGTTTACATCCTGGAGCAGTGCCGACCAGGAAATCTGGCCGTGCTCCCCTTCCTGTCCGTTGATGTTCAGGTACTCCGGTTGGAAGGCCTCATACTCCATGAACCAGATCGAGTATTCTTTTGGTAAGAAAGGAATCTCCCGTAGTTTGTAATAGTACGGCATCGGGTTTTCATCGTCGTAGACACCGTCCACATCCATCTCGCCAGCGCGTTCGACGAATTTCATTTCGCCCGTCTGGGCCAGTTGGTTGATGTATAGACAATTCGCCCCGCCGGCCCAGTACTGCGAACCACCGACCCAGTAGTCGATATCGCATGTGTTGCCCACGAAAACATCGAGGTCGCCATCAAGATCGATATCGGCCACCGACAGTGAGTAGGTCGCCCGGAATCCCTCGAGGCCGGATTCTCGACTTGCATCTTTCCACTCCGGTAAGCCATCGTTGTCGGCGTCACCCATATTCAGATACAGCGAGTTGGCGCCTTCGGCTTCGATACCGCGCGCCGATTCACGCTTGTCTTCGATGGAATGCCTCGGGGTGTAATCGACAAAATACAATCCCTGGGCAGCCAGCGGCTGTTTTGATTTTCTGGCCTCGCGTCCGACCGGATTGACAAACTGCATCAATACCCGCTGTGTTTTCGGATGTGACCAGAACATCCCTTTTGGTTCGTTGCCGACCAGGAGGTCCAGGCGGCCGTCATTGTTGAAATCGGCCGCGACCGCAACGTTGGAACCACGCCCCCACCGCTCCTCGGAGTCGTCGACGGATTCCCGGGGGTAGAGGTAATCCTCGACCAGCAACTCTTCTTTCACAAATTCATCATTCGCAGCAGCAGCTTTACCGGCCTGAATAAAGAGAGGATAACCGTCGCGGTCATTACCCCGATTGATGTACAGCCCATTGTGCTGGTAGCGCGGCTTATCTGTCAGGACACCGGCTTGGTCGGTGGGACGGGTCCAGTTCTGACCGTCCTGACAAAAGTAGACGTCCAAAAGGTCATCACCGTTGGCATCGAACAGCAGCACCCCGGCCGCGCCATACTGGCTGAACTGGTTGGACCAGCACTTGGCATCTTCATCGAAACAATCAAGCTCGTAGAATGGTCGCACGCGACCGGTCATATCAAACTGCTCACCGTCGGCCGACTCGCTCACCTGCTTAAGGTCCCGCAGGGCCTCCAGTGGCGTATCGTCTACGAAAGTAAGACTGCGCTCATAGACAGTGGTTCGCACCAAGTGGACAATAACTTGATTTCCGACCAGCACAACGACAATGAGCACAGCCAGGATTATCAAAAACAGTCGCATGTTACGTTCTAAAGATGTATTGCCAATGTTAATCGCTCACGCCGGGTTTGTATCATCCCAGCGTTTCGGAATCTCAAATGGGGTCATCGTTGCTCACACAGGCGGGCGATCCGGTCACTGGCCCCGTATGCTGTTTGGAGTTCCTGCACCAATTGTGAGGATTCAGTGTGGATATCCGCGGTAAACCGTTCCCGATGCACTCTGTCAAATTTGGCCGACAACTCACGCTGTTGTTCGGCTGTCAATAGCCGATCCACCGCGGGAAACAGGTTCAAGTCTTCTTTGCAGATGTGATGAGCCAACAGCAGCACATAGCTGCGAGCAAATTCTACGAAATCGGTGGTGTCGGGAGCCGCACCATCTATAATGGCCTCAATTTCATCATTAACTGACATCCGGAGAGCTCGTCCCATTGTATGTTCGGTGGAAAGTTCATTCACCAGCGGTACGATCTCCGACAGCCCCAGTGACTCAATGAGGTCAAAGAGCAGGTCTTCTTCTTTGGCATGGTGACAGTGATCGGCAAAGGCACTCATGAATTCCGTAATACGCACCAAGTCGGTGGCCGCAACCGGTTCCTTTCGCTCGATGCGATCACAGGCGGCATCCAGGACGGCCAGCATTTTTTTGATGGTATCGTGCTCCGACCTAAGAATCTCTGTAGCCTTCAACTATAACCTCACACTAACAGGTAACGCGCTCGTGACGCGAAAACTCATCTTTGGCTATTTCCGAACAAGTCATTGGTTTGACATCAAAACAAGCGACCCCTGTCTGACAGCCGTCGAGACCGATTTCCATTCGACTCACGCCGTCGAGATCGCCTGATATCGATTATAATGTCCATCCGGGGTCCACGCAAGCGATTTTCCGCACCAACTATCCGGACTGACCTGGACTCCAGATCCGCCGAGTGTCGCCGGCGCCCTTAGTTCTTACAACTATATACGCTGTGTCCCCTCGCCGGTTGGCCTGTCCACATTCTTCGGTTCGATTTGTAGTGTTCCCGCAAAGTGATA comes from Candidatus Zixiibacteriota bacterium and encodes:
- a CDS encoding hemerythrin domain-containing protein; its protein translation is MKATEILRSEHDTIKKMLAVLDAACDRIERKEPVAATDLVRITEFMSAFADHCHHAKEEDLLFDLIESLGLSEIVPLVNELSTEHTMGRALRMSVNDEIEAIIDGAAPDTTDFVEFARSYVLLLAHHICKEDLNLFPAVDRLLTAEQQRELSAKFDRVHRERFTADIHTESSQLVQELQTAYGASDRIARLCEQR
- a CDS encoding VCBS repeat-containing protein yields the protein MRLFLIILAVLIVVVLVGNQVIVHLVRTTVYERSLTFVDDTPLEALRDLKQVSESADGEQFDMTGRVRPFYELDCFDEDAKCWSNQFSQYGAAGVLLFDANGDDLLDVYFCQDGQNWTRPTDQAGVLTDKPRYQHNGLYINRGNDRDGYPLFIQAGKAAAANDEFVKEELLVEDYLYPRESVDDSEERWGRGSNVAVAADFNNDGRLDLLVGNEPKGMFWSHPKTQRVLMQFVNPVGREARKSKQPLAAQGLYFVDYTPRHSIEDKRESARGIEAEGANSLYLNMGDADNDGLPEWKDASRESGLEGFRATYSLSVADIDLDGDLDVFVGNTCDIDYWVGGSQYWAGGANCLYINQLAQTGEMKFVERAGEMDVDGVYDDENPMPYYYKLREIPFLPKEYSIWFMEYEAFQPEYLNINGQEGEHGQISWSALLQDVNDDGYPDVWVANDMGYTRLYLNQRGEKFVHSRHARSHRSGYWMTFAPGDLNNDLHEDLFVGNLGGAVMNHAFATPDPYDLFEPVILNATIFAQFYNDKHDTRHSLIDGRDFNTELANRVQRSKVLPPDVTIPNNYRRHAPEGVTLPRFDPNELNAYEFAWGATCFDAQNDGSLDLYYVGCLYGRGGGLFPISGTGPGRFFANCTKPDGELRFADQTVEHHLLNIKELRYDRLDEDGIIYRRAPRQNWGKRDMVYSFDRSNWAMQGPDIQEKVTNQDMIQTAENGRAAVAADVNGDGFADILVRNQGGYDSRSSRSMNLKVMMDGRPHVLPAHNYNYPTPTDYEPGDSRLFINTYSENRWLKVRLVDDSPGSFNRDAIGARVVVNGKHLRVKRSGQGGFLSNKFEDLLFGLGADGAHTLEVHWPDIERTMTRIEMDGSFNKTALIFKSEGVVRWL